A region from the Aegilops tauschii subsp. strangulata cultivar AL8/78 chromosome 5, Aet v6.0, whole genome shotgun sequence genome encodes:
- the LOC109740643 gene encoding GLABRA2 expression modulator, whose product MQAPAERTWSPMSTEANPYAMPAPAQKSTKETVKNALSLWGRKVGEASRKAEDLSRNTWQHLRTAPSMTEAAVGRIAQGTKVLAEGGHDRIFRQAFSAPPDEQLRKSYACYLSTSAGPVMGVMYLSTARVAFCSDTPLSYEAHAGDNTEWSYYKVAIPLHRLRAAIPSASKVKPAEKFIQLVSMENHEFWLMGFVNYSSAVVHLQEALSGFHNLQA is encoded by the exons ATGCAGGCGCCCGCCGAGAGAACGTGGTCGCCGATGTCCACGGAGGCCAACCCCTATGCCATGCCGGCGCCGGCGCAGAAGA GCACCAAGGAGACGGTGAAGAACGCGCTGTCGCTGTGGGGGCGGAAGGTCGGCGAGGCGAGCAGGAAGGCCGAGGACCTGTCGCGCAACACATGGCAGCACC TTCGGACGGCGCCTAGCATGACGGAGGCGGCCGTGGGGAGGATCGCGCAGGGGACCAAGGTGCTGGCGGAGGGCGGCCACGACAGGATCTTCCGGCAGGCCTTCAGCGCCCCGCCGGACGAGCAGCTCCGCAAGTCCTACGCCTGCTACCTCTCCACGTCCGCCGGCCCGGTCATGGGGGTCATGTACCTCTCCACCGCCCGGGTCGCCTTCTGCAGCGACACCCCGCTCTCCTACGAGGCCCACGCCGGCGACAACACGGAATGGAGCTACTACAAG GTGGCGATTCCTCTGCACCGGCTGAGGGCGGCCATCCCGTCGGCCAGCAAGGTCAAGCCGGCGGAGAAGTTCATCCAGCTCGTGTCGATGGAGAACCACGAGTTCTGGCTGATGGGCTTCGTCAACTACAGCAGCGCCGTCGTGCACTTGCAAGAGGCTCTCAGCGGCTTCCACAACCTGCAAGcctga